CAGGTGCACCGGGACCGTGCGCTCCGCGAGTTCATCGGGATCGATATCCACCACCACGATCTTCGCGGTGCGGGCAAAGGCGTGAAACATCGTGCCGGTCACCGGGATGTTCAGATGGGAACCCACCGCGATGAGCAGGTCGCAGTTTTGCACCGCCAGATTGGCGCCCCGCTGACCCGCCACACCCGGTCGACCGAGGTTGAGCGGGTGGCCGCTGGGCATCACATCGATGGCGCCCCAGGTGGTAACGAACGGGAGTTGGGTCTCCTCGACCAAGCGCGCGAATTTGTCGCGGGCTCCGCTGCGCACGACGCCATAGCCGGCGAGCAGGAGCGGACGTTCGGCCTGAGCGATCCAGGAGGCAATGGTGTCGATCGACTCGTGCGTCGGCTCCAGCACGAGGTCGGCCGTGGTGGCATCGTCGGCCGGATCGTAGTGGCGGCAGGTCGCCGGATCGATGTCGGCCCATTGCAGGTCGAGCGGCAGGTCGATCCACACCGGACCGGGACGGCCGGTGGTGGCGAGGTGCAGCGCGCGACCGAGTTCGTAGGGAAAATCTTCGGCCTTTTCGACCATGACGGCCGACTTGGTCATGCTCTCGACCAGCGGAATCACATCCAGCTCCTGCGTGCCCAACTGGCGGATACGCTTGTGGCGGGTGGTGTGCGCCACGCGGGTCTGGCCGGACACAAAAAGACAGGGCACCGAATCGAGCCATGCGGCAGCGAGGCCGGTGATGGCATTGGTCACGCCCGGACCCGTCGTCACGAAACACACTCCGAGGCCTTCGGTGACGCGGGCATTGGCCTGCGCGGCAAAGGCGGCCGCCTGTTCGTGGTGATGAAAGATCGGCTCGATGCGCCCGGTCTGGGCCGCCGAATCAAACAGGTGCACGACGGCACCGCCGGTGAGGCCGAAGACGTTCTTCACCCCATGGTCGGCGAGGGTTTCAGCGAGGTAGTCGGTGAGTTTCATGACGAAGCAACGAAAGTTGGTAGCGGCGGCGGGTCAGCCCACCCCGTTGAAGTGAAAGTAGTGACGAGCCTGGCCACCCTCGACCGGGACGATGGAGCCCACGCAGAACGAAGCCTGTTGCGAGCAGAGCAGCGCGACCATCGGGCTGATCTCATCGGTGCGGCCAAAACGCTTCAGCACGGTGCGCTCCTCGAGGTATTTTTCGGCGTGCTCGGGACGCTCTTCCATCACGGTGGCCCAGTGGCCGCGTTCGGTGAAAACGACGCCCGGCAAAACGGCCGACATGACAATGCCATCGGTGGCGAGCACGCGGCCCATGGAGCGGGTGTAGGCGGTGTAGGCGGCCTTGATCGCGCAATACGGCACCGGGCCGCTGTTCTCCATCGAGGCCCCGGCGGAGATGTTCACGATACGCCCCCAGCCCTTCTCCTTCATCGACGGGATGAAGCAGTTGTTGGTTTCGATGTGCACCTCGAGGTTGAGGCGGAAAATCCGGCGCCAGTCGGTGATCGGGCACAGCGGATCGGTCACGCCGAGCGTGTCGCCGACGTTGTTGATCACGATGTCGGGCACGCCCCAGTTGGCGCGCAACTCATCGGCCATGCGCTGCGGGCCGCCCTCTTCGGCGATGTCGATGACGATGGCGTAGTGCCCGGCTTCCTTGCCGCCGAGCGCCGCCAACGCGGCGGCCGCGTCGTCGGGTTTGCGGGTGGTGAAGGCAACACTCACGCCCTCGCGGGCGAGTTCGGCGCAGATGGCGGCACCGATGCCGGTGGCTCCGCCGGTGATGACGGCTTTCTTTCCTTTGATTCCTAGATCCATGGCTGGGGTTCCGTGGTTAAGCAGCGACCTCCTCGGCCGCTTTGGCCGCCAGTTCTTTGGCGACTTCGATGATGATGTCTTCCTGACCCGCCACGACTTTGCGGCGGCCCAGTTCGAAAAAGAGATCGCGCGCATCGACGCCAAATTGGCGGGAAATGCGGGCGGCGGGTTTGGCAAAGGTCGACACCACGCCGGCCATGCCACTCACGATGCTGCCCGAACGCACGACGGGCACCGTTTCGAGGATCTGCTCCTCGGCGAGATCGGACAACTCGAGCACCTTGTAGAGATCGATCCCGGTTTCATAACCGAGCTTGTGCAGCACGCCGACCAGCACCTCGAGTTGGGTGTTGCCGGCGCCGGCGCCAAAACCGCGGGCCGTGCCATCGACGATGGTCGCACCGACTTCGAGAGCGGCGACGGAATTGGCGACCGCCATGCCGAGATTGTTGTGCGCGTGAAAACCGACCGCGATGTCGAGACCTTGGACCATGACATCGATGCGGCGACGCACCTCATCGGGTAGCAGCGCGCCGGCGGAGTCCATGAGCACGACGCCTTGGGCGCCGGCATCGGCCATCTTGCGGGCCTCCTCGCGCAGCGTTTCCGGCTCGGCCATGTGGCTCATCATGAGGTTGCCGTAGGCCGCGCAACCGCGTTCACGGGCATAGGTCAGATGACGCAGCGTGGTGTCGGCTTCCGTGCAATGGGAACCCACGCGCACGACCTCGGCTCCGAGATCGATGGCCGGACCGAGGTCGCGTTTGATGGTGCCGAAACCGGCGATCACAAACACACCGAGGCGGGAGCGTTGCAGGTTGGCGCGCGCCACGCGGATCATGTCGGCATCGGAGACGCGGGCCAGACCGAGCTGCAGCGAGGACGCGGCGAGACCGTTGCCGTGGCCGACCTCCACCACCGGGATGCCGGCGGCATCGGCGGCGCGACAGTAGGCCGCGATCTGGGCTTCGGTGAGCTGGTGCGCGACCGCATGGTTGCCGTCGCGCAAGGTGGGATCACTGACGAGAATCGAGGTCATGCGGCGACGAGCTCCGGGGTAGGCACCTCGCCGGCCGGGATGCGTTCGGCGGCGGCGATGGCGGCGCAGTTGATGATGTCGAGATTGCCGGCGTAGGTGGGCAACGAGTCACCGCGACCGGCGACCCGCACCATGACGACCACGCGGTTTTGTTCGTAAACCGGCGGGACGATGAGTTCGTAACCCGGCACGTAGGCGCGAATGCGCGTGACCATGGCGTCGACACTGGCGCGCACCCGATCGAGATCGGCGGAGGCCACTTTGGCGCTCACGGTCGTCTGCATGTGGATGGGCGGATTGGCCGGGTTGAGAATGAGAATGGCTTTGGTGCGCGCGCAGCCGGAGAAGCGCTGCAGACCGCGCTCGGTGGTCTCGATGTATTCGTCGAGATTGGCGCGAGTGGCCGGGCCGGCGCTGAGGGACGCGATCGAGGAAACCGCCTCGATGTATTCAATATCTGGTAACACCGCCGCGAGGGCGTGCGCCATGGGAATGGAGGCCTGGCCGCCGCAGCTCACCATGTTGATGTTCTGGGCGAGTTCGGCGCCGTGCGGATCGACGGCGGGCACAAACATCGCGCCAAGATTGGAAGGCGTCATGTCGATGACGCGTTTGCCGAGCTGGCGCAGCAGCGGCCAGTGCCGCTGGTGATCGGCGGCCGAGGTCGCGTCAAAGACCACGTCGCATACGGACGGCTCACGCATGATCGCATCGATACCGTCGGCCGACACCCGCACACCGAGTTCACGCGCCTTGGCCAGTTGCGGGCTGGCGGGATTGCGGCCGATGAACAAGGC
This portion of the Actomonas aquatica genome encodes:
- the dmpG gene encoding 4-hydroxy-2-oxovalerate aldolase — encoded protein: MTSILVSDPTLRDGNHAVAHQLTEAQIAAYCRAADAAGIPVVEVGHGNGLAASSLQLGLARVSDADMIRVARANLQRSRLGVFVIAGFGTIKRDLGPAIDLGAEVVRVGSHCTEADTTLRHLTYARERGCAAYGNLMMSHMAEPETLREEARKMADAGAQGVVLMDSAGALLPDEVRRRIDVMVQGLDIAVGFHAHNNLGMAVANSVAALEVGATIVDGTARGFGAGAGNTQLEVLVGVLHKLGYETGIDLYKVLELSDLAEEQILETVPVVRSGSIVSGMAGVVSTFAKPAARISRQFGVDARDLFFELGRRKVVAGQEDIIIEVAKELAAKAAEEVAA
- a CDS encoding acetaldehyde dehydrogenase (acetylating) yields the protein MSPKLKVAILGSGRIGLDLLIKVRRSPVLECALFIGRNPASPQLAKARELGVRVSADGIDAIMREPSVCDVVFDATSAADHQRHWPLLRQLGKRVIDMTPSNLGAMFVPAVDPHGAELAQNINMVSCGGQASIPMAHALAAVLPDIEYIEAVSSIASLSAGPATRANLDEYIETTERGLQRFSGCARTKAILILNPANPPIHMQTTVSAKVASADLDRVRASVDAMVTRIRAYVPGYELIVPPVYEQNRVVVMVRVAGRGDSLPTYAGNLDIINCAAIAAAERIPAGEVPTPELVAA
- a CDS encoding thiamine pyrophosphate-binding protein; protein product: MKLTDYLAETLADHGVKNVFGLTGGAVVHLFDSAAQTGRIEPIFHHHEQAAAFAAQANARVTEGLGVCFVTTGPGVTNAITGLAAAWLDSVPCLFVSGQTRVAHTTRHKRIRQLGTQELDVIPLVESMTKSAVMVEKAEDFPYELGRALHLATTGRPGPVWIDLPLDLQWADIDPATCRHYDPADDATTADLVLEPTHESIDTIASWIAQAERPLLLAGYGVVRSGARDKFARLVEETQLPFVTTWGAIDVMPSGHPLNLGRPGVAGQRGANLAVQNCDLLIAVGSHLNIPVTGTMFHAFARTAKIVVVDIDPDELAERTVPVHLPVQADAGRFLDRLSARAPFQAPAARSAWMAACERYRDYLQPPAATTGEISPYDYVRTLSDLSADDDLVVVDGGGTNVYTSFQTFELKGRQRMYLSTALCSMGSGFPESIGICIGGERRRTICLCGDGSAQLNIQELQTILHHQLPIKIFISDNRGYMSIRHTQSEFLGARYTGSQASGGVSLPDYTKVAAAYGLPVFEITERGELSDGLAAALAAPGPSLCVVHTAPNQEITPRQGFRQREDGTFAARPLEDMAPLLERREFAEAMMIPAWDEIAAPRPVAPASTSA
- a CDS encoding SDR family NAD(P)-dependent oxidoreductase; this encodes MDLGIKGKKAVITGGATGIGAAICAELAREGVSVAFTTRKPDDAAAALAALGGKEAGHYAIVIDIAEEGGPQRMADELRANWGVPDIVINNVGDTLGVTDPLCPITDWRRIFRLNLEVHIETNNCFIPSMKEKGWGRIVNISAGASMENSGPVPYCAIKAAYTAYTRSMGRVLATDGIVMSAVLPGVVFTERGHWATVMEERPEHAEKYLEERTVLKRFGRTDEISPMVALLCSQQASFCVGSIVPVEGGQARHYFHFNGVG